A single window of Candidatus Cloacimonadota bacterium DNA harbors:
- the tsaB gene encoding tRNA (adenosine(37)-N6)-threonylcarbamoyltransferase complex dimerization subunit type 1 TsaB, protein MKILALDTSTTFASIAISSDKTIIAEYSIKSHKTHSKTLLPNIDKMLNETGIHINEINAVVLAIGPGSFTGLRIGLSTAKGICYGQKIPLIAISTLMSLANNVTFVNKNICVLLDAGRSQVYSAIYSSELEELINPQLFTVGELINSIKEEVIFVGPCIDNLKDELNAGVKVYYKIAPSHLNYPRAASLIDIVFKKSIKLSYDYQYIANLQPFYIRRSSAEENYKIQNYKI, encoded by the coding sequence ATGAAAATTCTGGCTCTGGATACATCAACAACATTTGCTAGTATTGCAATATCAAGCGACAAAACTATTATTGCTGAATATTCCATAAAAAGTCACAAGACACATTCTAAAACCTTATTACCAAATATTGATAAAATGTTAAATGAAACAGGTATCCACATTAATGAAATTAATGCAGTTGTACTCGCAATTGGTCCGGGCTCATTTACAGGTCTGCGTATAGGGCTTTCAACTGCAAAAGGTATATGTTATGGACAAAAAATTCCTTTAATTGCCATCTCTACTTTGATGTCTCTTGCGAATAATGTTACTTTTGTTAATAAAAATATTTGTGTCTTATTGGATGCTGGAAGAAGCCAGGTTTATAGCGCAATTTATTCTTCAGAATTAGAGGAATTGATTAATCCGCAACTATTCACTGTTGGAGAATTGATAAATAGTATAAAAGAGGAAGTTATTTTTGTTGGGCCTTGCATTGATAATCTAAAAGATGAATTAAATGCAGGTGTAAAAGTTTATTACAAAATTGCACCTTCTCATCTTAATTATCCACGAGCCGCATCTCTTATTGATATTGTCTTCAAAAAGAGTATTAAACTAAGTTATGATTATCAATACATTGCAAACCTGCAACCATTTTATATAAGGAGGTCATCAGCTGAAGAAAATTATAAAATTCAAAATTATAAAATATAA
- a CDS encoding cupin domain-containing protein, translated as MKLTHFNNVPLENVNVEGAENTRIRWLVSDKDKAPNFALRMFELEPGGHTPYHTHDWEHESFILQGTGVLVTSEGEKEFQQWDVIYIDPNRYHQFKNTGDTLLRFLCAIPLKTKKKETKNPLGDRQVNNC; from the coding sequence ATGAAACTCACGCATTTCAATAATGTTCCATTGGAAAATGTTAATGTAGAGGGTGCAGAGAATACCAGGATACGCTGGCTCGTCTCAGATAAGGACAAGGCACCAAATTTTGCTTTACGAATGTTTGAACTTGAGCCAGGCGGCCATACACCATACCATACCCATGATTGGGAGCATGAATCCTTTATTCTGCAAGGAACCGGGGTATTGGTCACCTCAGAAGGAGAAAAAGAATTCCAGCAATGGGATGTTATTTACATTGACCCTAATAGATATCATCAATTTAAAAATACGGGCGATACTTTGCTCCGCTTTCTTTGTGCTATACCTTTAAAGACAAAGAAGAAAGAAACAAAAAACCCATTAGGAGATAGACAAGTAAATAACTGCTAA